ATCAGCTTCGCCTCAGTCGGGGATTGAGCAGGATGTACAGCACGTCGGCGAACAGGTTGACGACGATGAAGCACAAGGCCGTGACGAGCACCACGCCTTGCACGACAGCATAGTCTCGATTGAACACCGCATCGACGACGAGCTTGCCGAAGCCGGGAATTGTGAAGACCTGTTCGGTCAGCACGGCGCCGGCCAGCAGTTCGCCGAACAGGAGCGCCAGCACGGTCACAACAGGAATCAGCGCGTTGCGAAAGCCGTGCTTGATGACCACTGTGCCGCGCAATAGCCCTTTGGCGCGCGCGGTACGGATATAGTCGGTGCGCAGCACGCTCAGCATCGCGCTGCGCGTATGGCGCATCAGCTGCGCACCGAGCGCCGCGCCGAGCACGAACGCGGGCATGATCATCGTCTTGATGCTGAGCCAGAGGTCTTCGCCGGGCGGGACGTAGCCGGAAGAGGGCAGCAGATGCCATTCCACCGAAACAACGAAGATGAGGATGATGCCCAGCCAGAAGTTCGGAATCGACATGCCCGACAGCGCGAGAATATTCGCGCCGTAATCGAGCGCGCCGCCCTTGCTCGCGGCCGACAGAATCCCTGCCGGGATGCCGATGCCGATCGCGACGATCATCCCCATCACGGCCAGT
The DNA window shown above is from Paraburkholderia sp. BL10I2N1 and carries:
- a CDS encoding ABC transporter permease — its product is MLRIIANRVLVAIPTLILVSMMIFGLQKLLPGDPVMAMAGEDQNPQVIAALRVKYHLDEPTPVQYVLWVRDMLHGNLGSSLRTDVPVTKLIAQKLPVTLQLAVMGMIVAIGIGIPAGILSAASKGGALDYGANILALSGMSIPNFWLGIILIFVVSVEWHLLPSSGYVPPGEDLWLSIKTMIMPAFVLGAALGAQLMRHTRSAMLSVLRTDYIRTARAKGLLRGTVVIKHGFRNALIPVVTVLALLFGELLAGAVLTEQVFTIPGFGKLVVDAVFNRDYAVVQGVVLVTALCFIVVNLFADVLYILLNPRLRRS